The following proteins come from a genomic window of Anopheles ziemanni chromosome 3, idAnoZiCoDA_A2_x.2, whole genome shotgun sequence:
- the LOC131286019 gene encoding oxysterol-binding protein-related protein 8, whose translation MSASSSHGPSASVSAVSTPINAGNRPESAPAFGSSQPASTPPNSSSSGGKFLDVKAEEKKSRRTSLQMLLPKLPSSDSAGPSPGPSSPGISGWNDNSPKIESGFPDKNDSAKLNRKESYKAQRKNYRREKKRVASELLNSLQDPAVIVLADWLKIRGTLKSWTKLWCVLKPGLLFIYKSPKTKSSHWVGTVLLTSCQVIERPSKKDGFCFKLFHPLDQSIWAPRGPDKETMGAVVQPLPTSYLIFRAPSQAAGKCWMDALELSLRCSALLVRSVPNIDTNLAEGGSSSTTHETQWSEADYEKHFDEHVPRLKEHLNYLLKYLPPSPPDKRGLRVEPIEKSLPRSACPSPTPIFQQLYLAVAHWERYLRDSPDLFRSRSVDIGHHHAMLRVDDGEGDDDEDAVFADGTRRKAGERRRNSYHVGGGTMEPSDGTNRMQVVGSEKLRRRSSPADFSKDHGITIRISDDQYLDIDSQPDQGTMVSAGESDSESDLGEGMDVEEFPETPYVHSPEEEFGAAGEQVEELPEEHKSLIWFLVKQVRPGMDLSKVVLPTFILEPRSFLDKLADSYYHADILSQAVLEDDPFTRMKTVVQWYLSGFYKKPKGLKKPYNPILGETFRCYWQHDNGSRTFYIAEQVTHHPPVSVFYVTNRQDGFCISCSILAKSKFYGNSTSAILEGVATLTLLPRGESYTLTVPYAHCKGILMGTLSMELGGKVTIECENTGYKTELEFKLKPFLGGNEYTNLVVGKLKLGKETLANINGHWDGEIRIKDSRTGEESLLFNPTPDIKGKRLKRFTVPMESQGTNESERLWQHVSAAIHRDDQVGATEEKTALEETQRMSAKERKATCTEWVPLLFQQDFVTGQWHYKFADLRPWDPRNDLRQYESNYRIQTKTRHQAPMVRTASVVSTDPLNILQADSRGSLRKKRSGALKARKISSNTSTPDLNDPNSDSSHSNDHDTVLSSTRIMQTLDDINKKLEEHSKKLCKLQVDMDKIHWAPPRQRVPDGPLGFLSSSLRVKTIVFVVIGLLLQLLTWYLMKRSLVSTATATKDASEAAGSSEN comes from the exons GAATCTCGGGATGGAACGACAACAGCCCAAAGATCGAGTCCGGCTTCCCCGACAAG aaCGACTCGGCCAAACTGAACCGAAAGGAGTCGTACAAAGCGCAGCGCAAAAACTATCGCCGTGAGAAGAAGCGGGTGGCGTCGGAGCTGCTGAACTCGTTGCAGGACCCGGCAGTGATCGTCCTTGCCGACTGGCTCAAG ATTCGGGGGACGCTAAAGTCCTGGACGAAGCTCTGGTGCGTGCTGAAGCCGGGTCTGCTGTTCATCTACAAGAGCCCGAAAACCAAGAGCAGCCACTGGGTCGGCACCGTTCTGCTAACTTCCTGCCAGGTGATCGAGCGGCCGAGCAAAAAGGATGGGTTCTGCTTCAAGCTGTTCCATCCGCTGGACCAATCGATCTGGGCGCCCCGCGGCCCGGACAAGGAAACGATGGGGGCGGTCGTGCAGCCGCTCCCGACGTCCTATCTGATTTTCCGCGCCCCGAGTCAGGCCGCCGGCAAGTGCTGGATGGACGCGCTGGAACTGTCGTTGCGCTGCTCGGCGCTGCTCGTGCGCTCGGTGCCCAACATCGATACGAATCTGGCCGAGGGTGGTTCCTCGAGCACCACGCACGAGACGCAATGGTCCGAGGCGGACTACGAGAAGCACTTCGACGAACATG TGCCCCGTTTGAAGGAACACTTGAACTACCTGCTCAAGTATCTGCCCCCGTCGCCACCGGACAAGCGCGGGCTGCGCGTAGAACCGATAGAAAAGTCCCTCCCACGTAGCGCCTGCCCCTCACCGACACCGATCTTTCAGCAGCTCTACCTAGCGGTGGCCCACTGGGAGCGGTATCTGCGCGATTCGCCCGACCTCTTCCGGTCGCGCTCGGTCGACATCGGGCACCATCATGCGATGCTGCGGGTCGACGATGGCGAGggcgacgacgatgaggatgCCGTGTTTGCCGATGGCACGCGGCGGAAGGCGGGCGAGCGGCGTCGCAACTCGTACCACGTCGGTGGTGGAACGATGGAACCGTCCGACGGCACGAACCGGATGCAGGTGGTCGGATCGGAGAAGCTGCGGAGGCGCAGCTCACCGGCCGACTTCTCGAAGGATCACGGCATCACTATCCGCATATCTGACGATCAAT ATTTGGATATCGACAGTCAGCCCGATCAGGGCACAATGGTGTCGGCGGGAGAGTCCGACTCCGAGTCGGATCTTGGCGAGGGTATGGACGTGGAAGAGTTCCCGGAAACGCCGTACGTACACTCACCGGAGGAGGAGTTTGGGGCG GCCGGTGAGCAGGTGGAAGAGTTGCCGGAAGAGCATAAGAGTTTGATCTGGTTCCTGGTGAAGCAGGTCCGGCCCGGGATGGACCTGAGCAAGGTGGTCCTGCCAACGTTCATCCTGGAGCCTCGCTCGTTCCTCGATAAGTTGGCCGACTCGTACTACCATGCGGATATCCTGTCGCAGGCCGTACTGGAGGACGATCCGTTCACGCGAATGAAAACCGTCGTCCAGTGGTATCTGTCCGGGTTCTATAAGAAACCGAAGGGGTTGAAAAAGCCGTACAACCCGATACTGGGCGAAACGTTCCGGTGCTACTGGCAGCATGATAATGGCAGCCGGACGTTCTACATTGCCGAGCAGGTAACGCATCATCCGCCCGTGTCCGTGTTCTACGTCACCAATCGGCAGGATGGGTTCTGCATCAGCTGCAGTATCCTGGCGAAGTCGAAGTTCTACGGCAACAGCACGTCGGCGATCCTGGAGGGAGTGGCCACGTTGACGCTGTTGCCGCGTGGTGAAAGCTACACCCTTACCGTGCCGTACGCGCATTGCAAGGGAATTTTGATGGGGACGCTGTCGATGGAGCTGGGCGGGAAGGTGACGATCGAGTGCGAGAACACTGGCTACAAGACGGAGTTGGAGTTCAAACTGAAACCGTTCCTTGGTGGCAACGAGTACACGAATCTGGTTGTTGGCAAGCTGAAGCTTGGCAAGGAAACACTGGCGAATATAAACGGTCACTGGGACGGTGAGATCCGGATAAAGGACTCACGGACGGGTGAAGAGTCGTTGCTGTTCAATCCGACGCCGGACATAAAGGGAAAGCGGTTGAAGCGGTTCACTGTGCCGATGGAGTCGCAAGGTACGAATGAGTCGGAGCGGTTGTGGCAGCACGTCTCGGCCGCCATCCACCGAGACGACCAGGTCGGAGCGACCGAGGAGAAAACGGCCCTCGAGGAAACGCAGCGCATGTCGGCAAAGGAGCGGAAAGCAACCTGTACCGAGTGGGTGCCGCTGCTCTTCCAGCAGGACTTTGTGACCGGCCAGTGGCACTACAAGTTTGCCGATCTACGCCCTTGGGATCCGCGCAACGATCTTCGCCAGTACGAGAGCAACTATCGCATCCAGACGAAGACGCGCCACCAGGCACCGATGGTACGGACGGCGTCGGTGGTTAGCACCGACCCACTCAACATACTGCAGGCGGATTCACGCGGTTCGCTACGCAAGAAGCGTTCCGGTGCGCTCAAGGCACGGAAAATTTCATCCAATACATCCACACCCGATCTGAATGATCCAAACTCGGACTCTAGTCACTCGAACGACCATGACACCGTACTTTCTAGCACAAG AATCATGCAAACGCTTGACGATATCAACAAAAAGTTGGAGGAACACTCGAAGAAGCTCTGCAAGCTGCAGGTCGACATGGACAAGATACATTGGGCCCCGCCGAGGCAGCGAGTGCCTGACGGACCGCTCGGTTTTCTCTCATCCTCGCTTCGCGTAAAGACGATCGTTTTTGTAGTCATCGGATTACTTCTGCAGCTGCTTACTTGGTATCTGATGAAACGTTCCCTCGTCAGTACGGCAACAGCGACGAAGGATGCCTCCGAAGCCGCTGGCAGCAGCGAGAACTGA